The following coding sequences lie in one Bradyrhizobium sp. G127 genomic window:
- a CDS encoding site-specific DNA-methyltransferase: protein MVVSRRGASARAPRTQFEVPSSSQIVIGDCVAEMSKLPAGSVDLVFADPPYNLQLKGDLKRPDESHVDAVNNDWDKFSSFAAYDDFTRAWLLACRRIMKPSATLWVIGSYHNIFRVGAIMQDLGFWVLNDIVWRKSNPMPNFRGRRFTNAHETMIWAARDENAKGYTFNYEALKAANEDVQARSDWLIPLCTGDERLKGGDGKKVHPTQKPEGLLARVLLSSSKPGDLVIDPFNGTGTTGAVAKRLGRRYIGFERDKTYAQAAEARIAAIEPLPEATLAPFMTARGAPRVAFSELVERGMIVPGTKLVDSKKRHAALVRADGAIMLGDKVGSIHRMGALAQGAEACNGWSFWHVETKKGLRLIDELRAEIRSEMAAG, encoded by the coding sequence ATGGTTGTGTCGCGTCGCGGGGCGTCTGCAAGGGCGCCCCGCACTCAATTTGAAGTGCCATCCAGTTCGCAGATCGTCATTGGCGATTGCGTCGCCGAGATGTCGAAATTGCCGGCCGGTTCCGTCGATCTGGTATTCGCGGATCCGCCGTACAATCTGCAACTGAAGGGCGATTTGAAGCGCCCTGACGAATCTCATGTCGATGCCGTCAACAACGACTGGGACAAGTTCTCATCCTTCGCCGCTTACGACGATTTCACGCGCGCATGGCTCCTGGCCTGCCGCCGCATCATGAAGCCGTCGGCAACGCTGTGGGTGATCGGCTCCTATCACAACATTTTCCGCGTCGGCGCGATCATGCAGGACCTCGGCTTCTGGGTTCTCAATGATATTGTCTGGCGCAAGTCCAATCCGATGCCGAACTTCCGCGGCCGCCGCTTCACCAATGCGCACGAAACCATGATCTGGGCCGCGCGCGACGAGAACGCCAAGGGTTACACCTTCAATTACGAAGCGCTGAAAGCCGCCAACGAGGACGTGCAGGCGCGCTCCGACTGGCTGATCCCGCTCTGCACCGGCGACGAGCGCCTCAAGGGCGGCGACGGCAAGAAGGTTCATCCGACGCAGAAGCCGGAAGGCCTGCTCGCGCGCGTGCTGCTGTCGTCCTCGAAGCCTGGCGACCTCGTGATCGATCCGTTCAACGGCACCGGCACCACCGGCGCTGTCGCCAAACGCCTCGGCCGCCGCTACATCGGCTTCGAGCGTGACAAGACCTACGCCCAAGCCGCCGAAGCACGCATCGCGGCCATCGAGCCGCTGCCGGAAGCGACATTGGCTCCGTTCATGACCGCGCGCGGCGCACCGCGCGTCGCGTTTTCAGAACTGGTCGAGCGTGGCATGATCGTGCCCGGCACCAAGCTGGTCGATTCCAAGAAGAGGCACGCCGCACTGGTCCGCGCCGACGGCGCAATCATGCTCGGCGACAAGGTCGGCTCGATCCACCGCATGGGCGCCTTGGCGCAGGGCGCCGAAGCCTGCAACGGCTGGTCGTTCTGGCATGTGGAGACCAAGAAGGGTCTCCGCCTGATCGATGAACTTCGCGCCGAGATCCGCAGCGAGATGGCGGCGGGGTAA
- a CDS encoding small ribosomal subunit Rsm22 family protein translates to MIPNLPAELQAALARKAEGLSRNDAAQRAAAISQTYRSGGGSGRIRTGDDALTYALARMPATYAAIAASLNALTEINPGFAPQSLLDIGAGPGTATWAAAETFASLGSFNLLDANTALRDLALALAQSNPRLTPIHYQSGDARKLLATAPEADLVVASYVINELSESERAAFADAMWARTRDTLLVVDPGTPAGYARIIDLRTRLLAVGAHVIAPCPHDAACPLIAPDWCHFSQRLQRSRAHKHLKDAELPYEDEKFSYIILSRKPASQRAVRVLAQPQTTKIAVTAKLCTAKGVQTESVPHRDKAAYKRAKKWNWGDAVFNGERIVPE, encoded by the coding sequence ATGATTCCTAACCTCCCCGCCGAGCTACAGGCCGCGCTCGCACGCAAGGCCGAAGGCCTGTCGCGCAACGATGCCGCGCAGCGGGCGGCTGCGATCTCGCAGACCTATCGCAGCGGCGGCGGCTCGGGCCGCATCAGGACCGGCGATGACGCGCTGACCTATGCGCTGGCGCGGATGCCCGCGACCTATGCCGCCATCGCGGCGAGCCTGAATGCGCTCACGGAAATCAACCCGGGTTTTGCGCCGCAGAGCCTGCTCGATATCGGCGCGGGACCGGGGACGGCGACATGGGCGGCGGCGGAGACTTTTGCATCGCTCGGCAGTTTCAACCTTCTCGATGCCAACACGGCGCTGCGCGATCTCGCCCTCGCGCTCGCCCAGTCGAACCCGCGCCTCACCCCGATCCACTATCAGTCCGGCGACGCACGCAAACTGCTCGCCACCGCGCCGGAAGCGGATCTCGTGGTCGCAAGTTACGTCATCAATGAACTAAGCGAGAGCGAACGCGCGGCATTCGCTGACGCGATGTGGGCCAGGACGCGCGATACATTGCTCGTCGTCGATCCGGGTACGCCGGCCGGATATGCGCGGATCATCGACCTGCGCACGCGACTGCTTGCAGTTGGCGCGCATGTGATCGCGCCCTGCCCCCACGATGCAGCATGTCCGCTGATCGCGCCGGACTGGTGTCATTTTTCCCAGCGCCTGCAACGGTCCCGCGCGCATAAACACCTCAAGGACGCCGAACTTCCCTATGAGGATGAAAAATTCAGTTACATCATCCTGTCGCGCAAACCAGCCTCGCAACGCGCTGTTCGCGTACTGGCCCAGCCGCAGACCACCAAGATTGCCGTGACCGCTAAACTCTGCACCGCCAAGGGTGTCCAGACGGAGAGCGTGCCGCACCGGGACAAGGCCGCATATAAGCGCGCAAAGAAATGGAACTGGGGCGATGCGGTTTTCAATGGCGAACGCATAGTCCCGGAATAA
- a CDS encoding flavin-dependent oxidoreductase, whose amino-acid sequence MTILIAGGGIGGLTLALSLHQVGIPCRIFESVPELKPLGVGINVLPHAVRELTELGLLGKLDAAGVRTRELSYFSKRGKPIWTEPRGLDAGYKWPQVSIHRGVLQQILLDAVIERLGRDSLLNSHHLANYTDTPDGVSARFVDKATGDDAGTYDGTLLIAADGIHSAVRNKLYPHEGAPIWNGRILWRGISESDAFLSGRTMIMAGHESLKFVCYPISAQLPNGKFRINWIAERYFPPNHQWRREDYNRAAKLDEFLPWFEDWRFDWLDVPRLIRNCDHAYEYPLVDRDPLDRWTFGNVTLLGDAAHPMYPIGSNGASQAILDARVLTREILAHGETPAALAAYEAERRPATTELVKLNRRNGPEQVMQLVEERAPNGFNVVTDVLSHQELQDVANNYKRVAGFQVEALNAKPPIVPRPENAMLSSAG is encoded by the coding sequence ATGACCATTCTCATCGCAGGCGGCGGCATCGGCGGGCTGACGCTCGCGCTCAGTCTCCATCAGGTCGGTATTCCCTGCCGCATCTTCGAGAGCGTGCCGGAACTGAAACCGCTTGGCGTCGGCATCAACGTGCTGCCCCATGCGGTGCGCGAACTGACCGAGCTCGGCCTGCTCGGCAAACTGGACGCCGCCGGCGTCCGCACCCGGGAACTGTCCTACTTCTCAAAGCGTGGGAAACCGATCTGGACCGAGCCGCGGGGGCTCGATGCCGGATACAAGTGGCCGCAGGTCTCGATCCATCGCGGCGTGCTGCAACAGATTCTGCTCGACGCGGTGATCGAGCGTCTCGGCCGTGACAGCCTGCTGAACAGCCATCACCTTGCCAACTACACCGATACACCGGACGGCGTGTCCGCGCGCTTTGTCGACAAGGCAACCGGTGACGACGCTGGCACCTACGACGGCACCCTGCTGATCGCCGCCGACGGCATTCATTCCGCGGTACGCAACAAGCTCTATCCCCACGAAGGCGCGCCAATCTGGAACGGGCGCATTCTCTGGCGTGGCATCTCCGAGAGCGACGCGTTTCTTTCTGGCCGCACCATGATCATGGCGGGCCACGAAAGCCTGAAGTTCGTCTGCTATCCGATCTCGGCTCAGCTGCCGAACGGAAAATTCCGCATCAACTGGATCGCCGAACGCTACTTTCCGCCGAACCACCAGTGGCGGCGCGAGGATTATAATCGGGCGGCGAAACTCGACGAATTCCTGCCATGGTTCGAGGACTGGCGCTTCGACTGGCTGGACGTGCCCAGGCTGATCCGCAATTGCGATCATGCCTACGAGTATCCACTGGTGGATCGCGACCCGCTCGACCGCTGGACCTTCGGCAACGTGACGCTGCTCGGCGATGCCGCCCATCCGATGTACCCGATCGGGTCCAACGGCGCATCGCAGGCGATCCTCGACGCGCGGGTGCTGACGCGGGAAATTCTCGCCCACGGCGAAACGCCCGCAGCGCTTGCCGCCTATGAGGCCGAACGCCGCCCGGCGACAACTGAACTTGTGAAGCTCAACCGCCGCAACGGTCCCGAGCAGGTGATGCAGTTGGTCGAGGAGCGTGCGCCGAACGGTTTCAACGTCGTCACCGACGTTCTCTCGCATCAGGAACTGCAGGACGTCGCCAATAACTACAAGCGCGTCGCCGGTTTCCAGGTGGAGGCCCTGAACGCCAAGCCGCCGATCGTGCCTCGGCCGGAAAACGCGATGCTGTCGAGCGCGGGTTAG
- a CDS encoding neutral zinc metallopeptidase, with protein sequence MRYDDFRRSDNIDDRRDDGGGFGGGGGGFGFPMGGGGGLGIGTVIVLGLIGWAVGIDPRILIGGAEILTGGQQQAPTYQTDRRSAPSKGAPTDEMGSMIAGVLGEIDDRWSEIFSASGQTYRGPRIVLFKNATNGGRCGMAQSAMGPFYCPPDRQIFLDTGFFREVETRFRGCSGNACKFTAAYIIAHEAGHHIQNLLGILDKARQMQEQAGSKAQANAIQVRVELQADCLSGVWVNREEKKRPGFLEAGDIDAALQTASAIGDDTLQRQTQGRVVPDSFTHGSAAQRKRWFMTGYQQGSVQACNTFAPGVSL encoded by the coding sequence ATGCGTTATGACGATTTCCGCCGCAGCGACAATATCGATGATCGCCGCGATGACGGCGGCGGCTTCGGCGGGGGTGGCGGCGGATTCGGATTCCCGATGGGCGGCGGTGGCGGCCTCGGCATTGGAACCGTGATCGTGCTCGGCCTGATCGGCTGGGCGGTCGGCATCGATCCCCGCATTCTGATCGGCGGCGCGGAGATTCTGACCGGCGGCCAGCAGCAGGCCCCGACCTATCAGACCGACCGCCGATCCGCTCCCTCCAAGGGCGCGCCCACCGACGAGATGGGCAGCATGATCGCAGGCGTGCTTGGGGAGATCGACGACCGATGGAGCGAAATCTTTTCGGCAAGCGGCCAGACCTATCGCGGGCCGCGCATCGTGCTGTTCAAAAATGCCACCAATGGCGGACGCTGCGGCATGGCGCAGTCGGCGATGGGTCCGTTCTATTGTCCGCCCGACAGGCAGATTTTCCTCGACACCGGATTCTTCCGCGAGGTTGAGACCCGGTTCCGGGGTTGCTCCGGCAACGCATGCAAGTTCACGGCCGCCTACATCATCGCGCACGAAGCCGGCCACCACATCCAGAACCTGCTGGGGATCCTGGATAAGGCGCGCCAGATGCAGGAACAGGCCGGGAGCAAGGCGCAAGCGAACGCCATCCAGGTGCGCGTTGAATTGCAGGCCGATTGCCTCTCCGGCGTCTGGGTCAATCGTGAGGAGAAGAAGCGTCCCGGATTCCTCGAAGCAGGGGACATCGATGCGGCGTTGCAGACAGCGTCGGCAATTGGCGATGACACATTGCAGCGGCAGACGCAGGGCCGCGTCGTGCCGGATTCCTTCACTCACGGCTCTGCCGCGCAGCGCAAGCGATGGTTCATGACCGGCTATCAGCAGGGCTCCGTACAGGCCTGCAACACGTTCGCGCCGGGTGTTAGTCTCTGA
- a CDS encoding DciA family protein encodes MNKPGPISAKPLSALLGSAINDVFAKQGFASRELVTRWAEIVGANVAAHSEPLKIQWPRPVENQPIEPATLVLRVEGPMALEIQHTSDVILERVNRFLGWKAVGRIALRQAPLSRRPTPKPRKKLDAAEVARIEADLTTVEDSDLRAALARLGASIKRN; translated from the coding sequence ATGAACAAGCCCGGGCCCATCTCCGCGAAGCCGTTATCCGCATTGCTCGGCAGTGCGATCAACGACGTGTTCGCGAAGCAGGGCTTTGCCTCGCGCGAACTGGTGACGCGATGGGCCGAGATCGTCGGGGCCAATGTGGCGGCCCATTCGGAACCGCTCAAGATCCAGTGGCCGCGCCCGGTCGAAAACCAGCCGATCGAACCGGCGACCCTGGTGCTGCGGGTCGAGGGACCGATGGCGCTGGAAATCCAGCATACGTCGGACGTCATTCTGGAGCGGGTCAACCGCTTCCTGGGCTGGAAGGCGGTCGGCCGGATTGCGCTGCGCCAGGCGCCGCTGTCGCGAAGGCCGACGCCCAAACCCCGAAAAAAGCTGGACGCTGCGGAGGTTGCCAGGATCGAAGCCGATCTGACCACCGTGGAAGACAGCGATCTGCGTGCCGCATTGGCGCGGCTGGGTGCGTCGATCAAGCGAAATTGA
- the mutY gene encoding A/G-specific adenine glycosylase has protein sequence MTLSGAAARRKKSPDHVEADRASALLDWYDRYRRRLPWRALPGHVSDPYRVWLSEIMLQQTTVKAVGPYFEKFTARWPTVTALGSASLDDVLRMWAGLGYYSRARNLHACAVAVLRDHGGAFPDSEDGLRALPGIGPYTAAAIAAIAFSRQTMPVDGNIERVVSRLFAVEERLPKSKPLIRQLATTLLGLSRAGDSAQALMDLGATICTPKKPACGLCPLNDNCAARTRGDQETFPRKAPKKTGALRRGAAFVVTRGGDLLVRTRTEKGLLGGMTEVPTSEWLAGHDDKAALKQSPALKVSRWHRKAGVVTHVFTHFPLELVVYTAIVAARTRAPDGMRWVPIATLKDEALPNVMRKVIAHGLGD, from the coding sequence ATGACCCTATCAGGCGCCGCGGCGCGGCGAAAGAAATCTCCCGATCATGTCGAAGCCGATCGCGCCTCTGCGCTGCTCGATTGGTACGATCGCTACCGCCGCCGGTTGCCGTGGCGCGCGCTGCCGGGCCATGTCAGCGACCCGTATCGCGTCTGGCTGTCGGAAATCATGCTGCAGCAGACCACAGTGAAGGCGGTCGGCCCGTATTTCGAGAAGTTCACCGCGCGATGGCCGACGGTTACGGCGCTCGGCTCGGCCTCGCTCGACGACGTCTTGAGAATGTGGGCGGGGCTCGGCTACTATTCGCGGGCGCGCAACCTTCACGCCTGTGCCGTTGCGGTGCTGCGCGACCATGGGGGCGCATTTCCCGACAGCGAAGACGGCCTGCGCGCGCTGCCGGGCATTGGTCCTTATACCGCAGCGGCAATCGCCGCCATTGCGTTCAGCCGGCAGACCATGCCGGTGGACGGCAATATCGAGCGCGTGGTGTCGCGGTTGTTCGCGGTGGAAGAGCGGCTGCCGAAATCAAAGCCGCTAATCCGGCAACTGGCCACGACATTGCTCGGTTTATCGCGTGCGGGCGACAGCGCACAGGCGCTTATGGATCTCGGCGCGACGATCTGCACGCCGAAGAAGCCGGCCTGCGGGCTGTGTCCGCTCAACGACAATTGCGCAGCGCGCACCCGGGGCGATCAGGAGACGTTTCCTCGCAAGGCACCGAAAAAGACGGGGGCGCTGCGGCGCGGCGCTGCCTTTGTCGTTACGCGCGGCGGCGATTTGCTGGTTCGCACCCGCACCGAGAAAGGCCTGCTCGGGGGCATGACGGAGGTGCCGACTTCCGAATGGCTCGCGGGCCATGACGACAAGGCTGCACTGAAACAATCGCCCGCGCTGAAGGTGTCGCGCTGGCATCGCAAGGCGGGAGTCGTGACGCATGTATTCACGCATTTCCCGCTCGAGCTTGTGGTCTATACCGCGATTGTTGCCGCTCGGACGCGTGCGCCCGACGGCATGCGCTGGGTGCCGATTGCCACGTTGAAAGACGAAGCGTTGCCCAACGTCATGCGCAAGGTGATCGCGCACGGGCTGGGCGACTAA
- the moaB gene encoding molybdenum cofactor biosynthesis protein B, with protein sequence MVAVDETRKFVPLNIAVLTVSDSRALADDKSGMTLADRLTAAGHRLAARDIVTDDVEAIRAKVKAWIADPGVDVVITTGGTGFTGRDVTPEAIEPLFEKRMDGFSIAFHMMSYAKIGTSTIQSRATAGVAGATYVFCLPGSPGACKDGWDGILAHQLDYRTKPCNFVEIMPRLDEHLKRGKAKS encoded by the coding sequence ATGGTTGCCGTCGACGAGACAAGGAAATTCGTTCCGCTCAACATCGCGGTGTTGACGGTGTCCGATTCGCGCGCACTGGCCGACGACAAGTCGGGCATGACGCTGGCGGATCGCCTCACGGCTGCGGGTCATCGCCTTGCCGCGCGTGACATCGTGACCGATGACGTCGAGGCGATCCGCGCCAAGGTTAAAGCATGGATCGCCGATCCCGGCGTCGATGTCGTCATTACCACTGGCGGCACCGGCTTCACGGGACGCGACGTGACGCCGGAAGCCATCGAGCCGCTGTTCGAGAAACGAATGGACGGTTTCTCGATTGCGTTTCACATGATGAGCTACGCCAAGATCGGCACGTCGACCATCCAGAGCCGCGCGACGGCTGGCGTCGCCGGCGCGACTTACGTCTTCTGTCTGCCGGGGTCGCCCGGTGCGTGCAAGGATGGCTGGGACGGTATCCTTGCGCATCAGCTCGACTACCGCACCAAGCCCTGCAACTTTGTCGAGATCATGCCGCGGCTGGACGAGCACCTGAAGCGCGGCAAGGCAAAAAGCTGA
- a CDS encoding DsbA family protein codes for MNITRRAFNAALSLAGLAAVAGVSPWQLIGDANAQTLEEINQAGALGDMALGSKDASVTIIEYASMTCPHCAAFTKDVFPELKKTYIDTGKVRFIFREFPLDQVALAASALARCVAKDDAPKFFAIIDILFKQQNDLASDALGTINRVGKQAGFSEQMIKDCVQGDPAIQKGILDVREHAYKTLKVNSTPFFFVNGTPVKGETSFDAFEKLIKPLLKS; via the coding sequence TTGAACATCACGCGCCGCGCCTTTAATGCCGCCCTCTCCCTTGCCGGCCTTGCCGCAGTTGCCGGCGTCTCGCCGTGGCAACTCATTGGCGACGCGAACGCCCAGACCCTCGAAGAAATCAACCAGGCCGGCGCGCTCGGCGATATGGCGCTGGGCTCCAAGGATGCGTCCGTCACCATTATCGAATACGCTTCGATGACCTGCCCGCATTGTGCGGCGTTCACCAAGGACGTCTTCCCGGAACTCAAGAAGACATACATCGATACCGGCAAGGTGCGCTTCATCTTCCGCGAGTTTCCGCTCGATCAGGTGGCGCTGGCCGCCTCCGCGCTTGCGCGCTGCGTCGCCAAGGACGATGCGCCGAAGTTCTTCGCCATCATCGACATCCTGTTCAAGCAGCAGAACGATCTTGCTTCCGATGCGCTCGGCACCATCAACCGGGTCGGCAAGCAGGCCGGGTTCAGCGAGCAGATGATCAAGGATTGCGTGCAGGGCGATCCGGCGATCCAGAAGGGCATCCTGGACGTGCGCGAGCACGCCTATAAAACCCTCAAGGTCAACTCGACGCCGTTCTTCTTCGTCAACGGAACGCCGGTGAAGGGCGAGACCTCGTTCGACGCCTTCGAGAAGCTCATCAAGCCGCTGCTCAAGAGCTGA
- the smc gene encoding chromosome segregation protein SMC encodes MKLTRLRLHGFKSFVEPTDFLIEPGLTGVVGPNGCGKSNLVEALRWAMGETSHKSLRAADMDAVIFAGSGNRPARNHAEVAMTIDNSDRSAPAAVNDQEVLEISRRIEREAGSVYRINGKDVRARDVQILFADAATGARSPALVHQGKIGEIIQARPDQRRRVLEDAAGVAGLHARRHEAELRLKAAETNLTRVEDVIGQLAGQIDGLKKQARQAIRYREVAAKVRKAEALLFHLRWLQAHADVAEAGQTHDLNVREQAERVQQQAEAARIQAIRASELPGLREAEARAAAGLQRLTNAREMLDREEARARDRVTELDRRLTQFAADIEREQRQLSDANVALARLESEDAELKEEIKSRVEKRSGADERVAEAEATLAAAERTFSELTTALADLTAKRNQFEANVRTHRDRLARLDQDIANVQGEVAKLTAETSGLGDLSELVESMETAQGMLLESEMNTQASEEAHLAARARLEASRSPLADADKRVQRLETEAKTISKLVNGETKNLWPPIIDGVNVAKGFEKALGAALGDDLDAPVDPTAPMRWSNLGVIEGDPALPQGIEALAAHVTAPPELARRLAQIGVVSRERGAQFASQLKTGQRLVSREGDLWRWDGFVAAAHAPTGAARRLAERARLVDIEAELEQARADAVAKRQALETAETELKAASAAESAAREAARNAQREANAARERHAAAEREINRHASHRSALDERGTRLAADRTEAQSAHESAVAALNELPGSAENEERLAAVRADMDGHRRLAAQVRAEAQALAREAELADRRVQAIVAERNEWQSRKQNAASQVATVETRIVEVKTERAELENAPEVFAEKRSALISEIEFSEAERRTAADALAAAEAAMAETDRAARASLDALSASREACARSEERMEGTRRRLDDIEREIRDMLEVEPHGVAALAEITPETELPAVTDIETDLEKLRRDRERLGAVNLRAEEELREVEAQHLNLTTERDDLVEAIKKLRTGIQSLNKEARERLLTSFETVNAHFKRLFTELFGGGQAELHLIESDDPLEAGLEIIAKPPGKKPQTLSLLSGGEQALTALALIFAVFLTNPSPICVLDEVDAPLDDHNVERFCNLLHEMTATTETRFIIITHNPITMARMNRLFGVTMAERGVSQLVSVDLDGAMKVLDQNVA; translated from the coding sequence ATGAAACTCACGCGTCTTCGCCTTCACGGATTCAAATCGTTCGTCGAGCCGACCGATTTCCTGATCGAGCCGGGCCTGACCGGCGTTGTCGGTCCGAACGGCTGCGGTAAATCCAATCTGGTCGAAGCGCTGCGCTGGGCGATGGGCGAAACCTCGCACAAGTCGCTGCGCGCCGCCGATATGGACGCGGTGATCTTCGCGGGCTCTGGCAACCGCCCCGCGCGCAACCACGCCGAAGTGGCGATGACCATCGACAATTCCGATCGTTCGGCTCCCGCCGCCGTGAACGATCAGGAGGTTCTGGAAATCTCGCGCCGGATCGAGCGCGAAGCGGGCTCGGTCTATCGCATCAACGGCAAGGATGTGCGCGCACGCGACGTCCAGATTCTGTTCGCGGATGCCGCCACCGGCGCACGGTCGCCTGCCCTCGTCCACCAGGGCAAGATCGGCGAAATTATTCAGGCGCGTCCCGACCAGCGCCGCCGCGTGCTGGAAGATGCCGCCGGCGTCGCAGGACTTCACGCGCGCCGTCACGAAGCTGAATTGCGCCTCAAGGCTGCCGAAACCAACCTCACCCGCGTCGAGGACGTGATCGGCCAGTTGGCCGGGCAGATCGACGGCCTAAAGAAACAAGCGCGGCAGGCAATCCGCTATCGCGAAGTCGCGGCCAAAGTGCGCAAGGCAGAAGCACTGCTGTTTCACCTGCGCTGGCTGCAGGCCCATGCCGACGTCGCCGAGGCCGGCCAGACCCACGACCTGAACGTCCGCGAGCAGGCCGAACGTGTTCAGCAGCAGGCGGAAGCGGCGCGCATTCAGGCGATCCGCGCCTCCGAACTGCCGGGCCTGCGCGAGGCCGAAGCCCGCGCCGCCGCCGGATTGCAGCGGCTGACCAACGCCCGCGAAATGCTCGACCGCGAGGAAGCCCGCGCCAGGGATCGCGTCACCGAACTCGACCGCCGCCTCACCCAGTTCGCCGCCGACATCGAGCGCGAGCAGCGGCAACTGTCGGACGCCAACGTCGCGCTGGCGCGGCTGGAATCCGAAGACGCCGAGCTAAAAGAAGAGATCAAGTCGCGCGTCGAGAAGCGCAGCGGCGCGGACGAACGCGTGGCCGAAGCGGAAGCGACGCTCGCCGCCGCCGAGCGCACCTTCTCCGAACTGACCACGGCGCTGGCCGATCTCACCGCCAAGCGCAACCAGTTCGAAGCCAATGTCCGCACCCATCGCGACCGCCTCGCACGGCTCGATCAGGACATCGCCAATGTCCAGGGCGAAGTCGCAAAACTTACGGCGGAGACCAGCGGCCTTGGCGATCTCAGCGAACTCGTTGAGAGCATGGAAACCGCGCAGGGCATGCTGCTCGAATCCGAGATGAACACTCAGGCCAGCGAGGAGGCGCATCTCGCCGCCCGCGCCAGGCTGGAAGCCTCTCGCTCGCCTCTCGCCGATGCCGACAAGCGCGTGCAGCGGCTGGAGACCGAAGCCAAGACCATTTCCAAGCTCGTGAACGGCGAGACCAAGAACCTCTGGCCGCCGATCATTGACGGCGTCAATGTCGCCAAGGGTTTCGAGAAGGCGCTGGGCGCAGCACTTGGCGACGATCTCGATGCGCCGGTCGATCCGACGGCGCCGATGCGCTGGTCGAATCTCGGCGTCATCGAAGGCGACCCGGCACTACCGCAAGGAATCGAAGCGCTGGCGGCGCATGTCACCGCACCGCCGGAACTGGCGCGGCGTCTGGCGCAGATCGGCGTTGTCAGCCGTGAACGCGGCGCGCAGTTCGCCTCGCAGTTGAAGACCGGCCAGCGGCTGGTGTCGCGCGAAGGCGATCTCTGGCGCTGGGACGGCTTCGTCGCCGCAGCTCATGCGCCGACCGGCGCCGCACGGCGGCTGGCCGAGCGCGCGCGTCTCGTCGACATTGAAGCCGAACTGGAACAGGCGCGCGCCGATGCCGTCGCCAAGCGCCAGGCGCTGGAGACGGCCGAAACCGAGTTGAAGGCGGCATCAGCCGCGGAAAGCGCAGCGCGCGAAGCCGCGCGTAACGCCCAGCGTGAAGCCAACGCGGCGCGTGAACGCCATGCCGCCGCAGAACGCGAAATCAATCGCCACGCCTCACACCGGTCCGCGCTTGACGAACGCGGCACTCGTCTTGCCGCCGACCGCACCGAAGCCCAGAGCGCGCATGAAAGTGCCGTCGCGGCCTTGAACGAACTGCCGGGCAGCGCGGAGAACGAGGAACGTCTCGCCGCCGTGCGCGCCGACATGGACGGTCATCGCCGTCTCGCCGCGCAGGTCCGCGCCGAAGCGCAGGCGCTGGCTCGCGAAGCTGAGCTCGCCGACCGCCGCGTGCAGGCGATCGTCGCCGAACGCAACGAATGGCAGAGCCGCAAGCAGAACGCGGCATCGCAGGTCGCCACCGTCGAAACCCGTATCGTCGAAGTGAAGACCGAACGCGCCGAGCTTGAAAATGCTCCGGAGGTCTTTGCCGAGAAGCGCAGCGCGCTAATCAGCGAGATCGAGTTTTCGGAGGCCGAGCGGCGCACGGCAGCCGATGCGCTGGCCGCCGCCGAGGCTGCCATGGCGGAAACCGACCGCGCGGCGCGCGCCTCGCTCGATGCGCTGTCTGCGTCTCGTGAAGCCTGTGCCCGCTCCGAGGAGCGCATGGAAGGCACCAGACGGCGTCTGGACGACATCGAACGCGAAATCCGCGACATGCTCGAGGTCGAACCGCATGGGGTCGCCGCGCTCGCGGAGATCACGCCGGAAACCGAACTTCCGGCGGTCACGGACATCGAAACCGATCTGGAAAAGCTGCGGCGTGATCGCGAACGTCTCGGCGCGGTCAATCTGCGCGCCGAGGAAGAACTGCGCGAGGTCGAAGCCCAGCACCTCAACCTCACCACCGAGCGCGACGATCTGGTGGAAGCCATCAAGAAGCTGCGCACCGGCATCCAGAGCCTCAACAAGGAAGCCCGCGAACGTCTGCTGACCTCGTTCGAGACAGTGAACGCGCACTTCAAGCGGCTGTTCACCGAGCTGTTCGGTGGCGGTCAGGCCGAACTTCACCTGATCGAAAGCGACGATCCGCTCGAAGCCGGCCTTGAAATCATCGCCAAGCCCCCCGGCAAGAAGCCGCAGACGCTCTCGCTGCTGTCCGGCGGCGAGCAGGCGCTGACCGCGCTGGCGCTGATCTTCGCGGTGTTCCTGACCAACCCGTCGCCGATCTGCGTGCTGGACGAAGTCGACGCACCGCTCGACGACCACAATGTCGAACGGTTCTGCAACCTGCTGCATGAAATGACGGCCACCACCGAGACGCGCTTCATCATCATCACCCACAATCCGATCACCATGGCGCGCATGAACCGGCTGTTCGGCGTCACCATGGCGGAACGCGGCGTGTCGCAGCTTGTCTCCGTCGATCTCGACGGCGCGATGAAGGTGCTCGACCAGAACGTGGCGTGA